Proteins encoded together in one Candidatus Krumholzibacteriia bacterium window:
- a CDS encoding glycosyltransferase, with translation MNASLPPAGAAHWPLAVLGPFHPYRGGIAHHTTLLARALASQHPVLGINFTRLYPGFLFPGQTQFDASAEPLAPEGFRVERLLDSIGPHTWPRAARAVTHSGCKLLLLQWWHPFFAPAYASVARLVRRRHVRVVALCHNVLPHEASRLDTVLVRLGLGAADAFILQSETDRERLARLFPGRPHAVTPHPAYTFFARGRVGRDEARQRLGVQGPVVLFFGLVRPYKGLDVLLHAVARARAQVPLTLLVAGEFYAEKEPYERLRAQLGLEEAVRFVDRYVPNEEVEVYFRAADVVVLPYKSATQSGIVQIALAFERPAIVTRVGGLPEAVRPGETGEVVPPENPEALGEALVRFFTTGGAQRMEPHLRDAVAAFSWDAMAETVHSLASRIGLPTS, from the coding sequence GTGAATGCCTCTCTCCCCCCGGCGGGCGCAGCCCACTGGCCGCTGGCGGTGCTCGGCCCTTTCCATCCGTATCGCGGCGGGATCGCGCACCACACCACCTTGCTCGCTCGCGCGCTGGCGAGCCAGCACCCGGTCTTGGGCATCAACTTCACCCGGCTGTATCCGGGATTCCTCTTTCCCGGCCAGACGCAGTTCGATGCCAGCGCCGAGCCGCTGGCGCCCGAGGGCTTTCGGGTGGAACGGCTCCTCGACAGCATCGGCCCGCACACCTGGCCGCGGGCGGCGCGGGCGGTGACGCATTCCGGTTGCAAACTGCTCCTCCTGCAGTGGTGGCATCCGTTCTTCGCTCCGGCCTACGCCAGCGTGGCGCGCCTGGTGCGGCGGCGGCACGTGCGCGTCGTCGCGCTCTGTCACAACGTGCTGCCGCACGAGGCCTCGCGCTTGGACACGGTGCTCGTCCGTCTCGGTCTCGGGGCCGCCGACGCCTTCATCCTGCAGAGCGAAACCGATCGAGAGCGGCTGGCGCGACTTTTCCCCGGCCGGCCGCACGCGGTGACGCCGCACCCGGCCTACACCTTCTTCGCCCGCGGCCGGGTCGGGCGCGACGAAGCCCGGCAGCGACTCGGGGTCCAGGGTCCGGTGGTGCTCTTCTTCGGCCTGGTGCGCCCGTACAAAGGTCTCGACGTCCTGCTGCACGCGGTGGCACGAGCGCGAGCGCAGGTGCCGCTCACGCTGCTCGTGGCAGGCGAGTTCTACGCGGAGAAGGAACCCTACGAGCGGCTGCGCGCGCAGCTGGGGCTGGAAGAGGCGGTACGGTTCGTCGATCGGTACGTGCCGAACGAAGAGGTGGAGGTCTATTTCCGCGCCGCTGATGTCGTCGTGCTGCCCTACAAGAGCGCGACGCAGAGCGGCATCGTGCAGATCGCGCTGGCCTTCGAGCGTCCCGCCATCGTGACGCGCGTCGGCGGCCTTCCCGAGGCGGTGCGTCCCGGAGAAACCGGGGAAGTGGTGCCGCCGGAGAATCCGGAAGCCCTCGGCGAAGCGCTGGTGCGCTTCTTCACCACCGGCGGGGCGCAGCGCATGGAACCGCACTTGCGAGACGCGGTGGCGGCCTTCTCCTGGGACGCCATGGCAGAAACGGTGCACAGCCTCGCCTCCCGGATCGGCTTGCCGACTTCCTGA
- a CDS encoding polyprenol monophosphomannose synthase translates to MSTDAARSSGAPQGAARRGVIIVPTYNENENITPLVAEILAVDPGLDVLVVDDNSPDGTARTVRGLPAFCSRLFLLERPRKMGLGSAYIAGFQWALAAGYPLVFEMDADFSHSPRSLAEFLRAIETADLVLGSRYLKGVTVVNWPLRRLILSMTANLYARVVTGLPVKDCTGGFKCFRREVLEALPLSRIRSDGYSFQIEVNWYCWQLGFRLREIPIVFEDRRIGVSKMSRRIIWEAVWLVWKLRFTRAPRA, encoded by the coding sequence ATGAGCACCGATGCGGCCCGCAGCAGCGGAGCGCCCCAGGGTGCGGCGCGGCGCGGTGTCATCATCGTTCCCACCTACAACGAGAACGAGAACATCACGCCCCTCGTGGCGGAGATCCTGGCCGTCGATCCCGGCCTCGACGTGCTGGTGGTGGACGACAACTCGCCGGACGGCACCGCCCGCACGGTGCGCGGCTTGCCGGCCTTCTGCAGCCGCCTTTTCCTCCTGGAGCGCCCGCGCAAGATGGGCCTGGGCTCCGCTTACATCGCCGGCTTCCAGTGGGCTCTGGCCGCTGGTTACCCCCTGGTCTTCGAGATGGACGCGGACTTTTCCCACAGCCCGCGGAGCCTGGCCGAGTTCCTTCGCGCCATCGAAACAGCCGACCTCGTCCTCGGCTCGCGCTACCTGAAGGGCGTCACCGTGGTGAACTGGCCCTTGCGGCGTCTCATCCTCTCCATGACTGCCAACCTCTATGCCCGTGTCGTCACCGGATTGCCGGTGAAGGACTGCACCGGCGGCTTCAAGTGCTTCCGCCGCGAGGTGCTGGAGGCGCTGCCGCTCTCCCGCATCCGCAGCGACGGCTACTCCTTCCAGATCGAGGTCAACTGGTACTGCTGGCAGCTCGGCTTCCGCCTGCGGGAGATCCCCATCGTCTTCGAAGACCGGCGCATCGGCGTTTCCAAGATGAGCCGGCGCATCATCTGGGAGGCTGTCTGGCTGGTGTGGAAGCTGCGCTTCACTCGGGCGCCGCGCGCATGA
- a CDS encoding glycosyltransferase, whose product MSTLPGSREALQAPRAPGGAPRLAVVIVSYNTRRMIRRCLQSLQAFPPHCSHAFWVVDNASRDGTVAMLRQEFPAVRLHANRRNLGYAAAVNQGLEAAGAEYTLVLNPDIVVRDGAVDQLVAFMDAHADAGLAAAKLLNTDGSLQYTCRSFYTPQTLLFRRTFLGKLFPRSRVIRRHLMLDYDHATPRAVDWVIGACMLVRRSAVEDVGGMDERFFLYFEDVDWCFRLGRQGWKVYYVPQAEMVHEHRRESAKPKLSRSFWAHLGSLLRFYEKWNRYAYGLKRYREVSKRVLFALSDLVAVNLAFLGAYGLRVLWAERFHNPLYTLENYFNYWVFTNIVALLALYFSGQYRINRGRAAADELFGLARALFVAVVVMAAATYIARERLISRAVVVFFFLLAPLVVWAFRRVLRALHQKVLEMRLDLRRLAIVGSEEEARELRSRLAARPELGLDVVGHVDVEGSSTHALGSLAALSEVVREHRIQEVVVAPSAAQVEAVARMVLRLRRHAVDVTVVSGFADILSHRARVDRLADVPVLHFERDTLYTVNAGAKRAVDLLAATVFLVLGTPLCVLYWLAARARGRPLFQSSTRLGRDACPLAFPRVNDALGLPPSDFVNLPAWIAVWRGRLALVGTYPLEPEAAAGLDEWQRVRFDVRPGLVGFWRALRPDEVDLESLLRLDLHYVQNWSMGLDFRLILQSLGSMLRGRAVHLDVRGEN is encoded by the coding sequence ATGAGCACGCTCCCCGGCAGCCGGGAGGCGCTGCAGGCGCCGCGGGCCCCGGGCGGGGCGCCGCGCCTGGCTGTGGTGATCGTCAGCTACAACACGCGGCGGATGATCCGGCGCTGTCTGCAGTCGCTGCAGGCTTTCCCGCCGCACTGCAGCCACGCGTTCTGGGTGGTGGACAACGCCTCCCGGGACGGCACCGTGGCCATGCTGCGCCAGGAATTCCCCGCCGTGCGCTTGCACGCCAACCGTCGCAATCTCGGCTACGCCGCCGCGGTGAATCAAGGTCTCGAAGCGGCCGGCGCCGAGTACACCCTGGTGCTCAACCCCGACATCGTTGTGCGCGACGGGGCCGTGGATCAGCTGGTGGCGTTCATGGACGCCCATGCCGATGCGGGGCTGGCTGCGGCCAAGCTGCTCAACACCGACGGTAGCTTGCAGTACACCTGCCGCTCTTTCTACACGCCGCAGACACTGCTCTTCCGCCGCACCTTCCTGGGCAAGCTCTTCCCGCGCAGTCGCGTCATCCGCCGCCACCTCATGCTCGACTACGACCACGCCACGCCCCGGGCGGTGGACTGGGTGATCGGCGCCTGCATGCTGGTGCGGCGCAGCGCGGTGGAAGACGTGGGCGGCATGGACGAGCGCTTCTTCCTCTATTTCGAGGACGTGGACTGGTGCTTCCGCCTCGGGCGCCAGGGCTGGAAGGTGTACTACGTCCCGCAAGCCGAAATGGTGCACGAGCACCGGCGGGAGAGCGCGAAGCCGAAGCTGTCCCGCAGCTTCTGGGCGCACTTGGGATCGCTGCTGCGCTTCTACGAGAAGTGGAACCGCTATGCCTATGGACTCAAGCGCTACCGCGAGGTGAGCAAGCGCGTGCTGTTCGCTCTCTCCGACCTCGTGGCGGTGAACCTGGCTTTCTTGGGCGCCTACGGCCTGCGGGTTCTCTGGGCGGAGCGTTTCCACAATCCTCTGTACACCCTGGAGAACTACTTCAACTACTGGGTGTTCACCAACATCGTGGCGCTGCTCGCGCTCTACTTCTCCGGCCAGTACCGGATCAACCGCGGCCGCGCGGCGGCGGACGAGCTCTTCGGTTTGGCGCGGGCGCTGTTCGTGGCGGTCGTGGTCATGGCGGCAGCGACCTACATCGCCCGGGAACGCTTGATCTCCCGGGCGGTCGTCGTCTTTTTCTTCCTCCTGGCGCCGCTCGTCGTCTGGGCCTTCCGTCGCGTGCTCCGGGCGCTGCACCAGAAGGTGCTGGAGATGCGGCTCGACCTGCGCCGGCTCGCCATCGTGGGCAGCGAGGAAGAAGCGCGGGAGCTGCGTTCGCGCCTCGCCGCCCGGCCCGAGCTAGGGCTCGACGTGGTGGGCCACGTGGATGTGGAAGGCAGCAGCACCCACGCCCTCGGGTCGCTCGCGGCGCTGAGCGAAGTCGTGCGCGAGCATCGCATCCAGGAGGTCGTGGTGGCGCCCTCGGCGGCGCAGGTCGAGGCGGTGGCGCGCATGGTGCTCCGCCTGCGCCGGCACGCCGTGGACGTCACCGTGGTGTCCGGTTTCGCCGACATCCTGAGCCATCGGGCGCGGGTCGATCGCCTCGCCGACGTGCCGGTGCTGCACTTCGAGCGCGACACCCTGTACACGGTGAACGCCGGCGCCAAGCGGGCCGTCGACCTCCTGGCGGCGACCGTGTTCCTGGTGCTCGGAACGCCGCTCTGCGTGCTATACTGGCTCGCCGCCCGAGCGCGAGGCCGGCCGCTCTTCCAGAGCAGCACCCGCCTCGGGCGCGACGCCTGCCCTCTCGCCTTCCCGCGGGTCAACGATGCCCTGGGCTTGCCGCCTTCGGATTTCGTCAATCTGCCGGCATGGATCGCCGTCTGGCGTGGTCGTCTGGCGCTGGTGGGCACTTACCCTCTGGAACCGGAAGCCGCTGCGGGGCTCGACGAGTGGCAGCGCGTGCGCTTCGACGTCAGGCCCGGGCTGGTGGGTTTCTGGCGCGCCTTGCGTCCCGACGAAGTGGACCTGGAGAGTCTGTTGCGCCTCGATTTGCACTACGTCCAGAACTGGTCGATGGGACTGGACTTTCGGTTGATTCTCCAGTCCCTGGGCAGCATGCTGCGAGGTCGCGCCGTCCACTTGGACGTGCGTGGCGAGAACTAG
- a CDS encoding two-component regulator propeller domain-containing protein → MRCSRFLPPVTLAALGALAALGVLEAPVRADVPFGWRVETFAGRIVEFAPGGGVLAGATDGGLLLFDLQTREFQQIADAGCKEGRCLRSNLLTSVARDDRGRYWVGTRGAGLSLLRPETGGFGYEHFFGANFRPGGGLLSDSVTAIAPWGEDVVYVGTRAGVAQIDVAGEVGEYNEESSRRRGVDLPDGDILDLAVDSLYVWVAQSNGIVRYRRLPPHDLEVLADSLAGTRVQTVVRQHGQIWAGTNRGVQLWDEAGRYWKRLRNVAGSPQPTPDFESYALVVRQPDPLHPLVVVASNLDVWTYNGFAWSRCNPPPFFLLEARRFEALTATGDTLWTCQINDNGEGAFLESWNTAQGCSWAHLEPSSIPFGPIHGIGVDRGNRDLWVGTQISGVARRTLAGVWCTYNGNDSSVLANMTNPSGNVSAFLRDRSGTTWFTHLVQEGQAPLDALRGDPGCNHAADQWDHIAPGEGGFGGRYWKIAEDGAGNRFFLSDGHPVTPGGLDVLKADGSDTLNLRSNLLGGSAVGAIAFDRDDSIWQFAYVGVNNLGNDGLREWINSDDLFNPNVNNFSTLELRFQNSDYSVAEYHDIVYDSFNRDLWVGTVAGLFRFDLASRSMESVIGAKSFTADGLLSLNVSDLLLDPNGNLWIGTDKGLNRIDTRESALVIDAFTTRETIDALNQEGQGAILYLPEQSLAPLPDPHVTALAFDPAAQLLHIGTEAGVATLDVAALDVRPLLPIEQAVVYPNPVRAASTEGAVYLGDVTLPATVTIYNLEGEVVSEKLITTPGVPAWDLRIVVSSSTSGVQFFEATSGVYLVRVSNDAGTKVTPLAVIR, encoded by the coding sequence GTGCGCTGTTCCCGGTTCCTGCCGCCCGTCACGCTCGCTGCACTCGGCGCGCTCGCCGCGCTCGGGGTGCTCGAGGCGCCCGTGCGGGCCGATGTGCCCTTCGGCTGGAGGGTGGAAACCTTTGCCGGCCGCATCGTGGAGTTCGCCCCCGGAGGCGGCGTCCTCGCTGGTGCCACCGACGGTGGCTTGCTCCTCTTCGACCTGCAGACCCGGGAGTTCCAGCAGATCGCCGATGCGGGCTGCAAGGAAGGCCGCTGCTTGCGTTCCAACCTGCTCACCAGCGTGGCGCGGGACGATCGCGGCCGCTACTGGGTGGGAACGCGCGGCGCGGGGCTGTCGCTGCTGCGCCCCGAAACCGGAGGCTTCGGGTACGAGCACTTCTTCGGCGCCAACTTCCGTCCCGGCGGCGGCTTGCTCTCGGACTCGGTGACCGCCATCGCGCCCTGGGGCGAGGACGTGGTGTACGTCGGCACGCGGGCCGGTGTCGCCCAGATCGATGTGGCCGGCGAGGTCGGTGAGTACAACGAAGAATCCAGCCGGCGTCGCGGCGTCGATCTCCCCGATGGCGACATCCTCGACCTCGCGGTGGATTCGCTCTATGTCTGGGTGGCGCAGTCGAACGGCATCGTCCGCTACCGGCGGCTGCCGCCGCACGACCTGGAAGTGCTGGCCGACAGCCTGGCGGGGACGCGGGTGCAGACGGTGGTGCGCCAGCACGGACAGATCTGGGCGGGGACGAACCGGGGCGTCCAGCTCTGGGACGAAGCGGGCCGGTACTGGAAGCGACTGCGCAACGTGGCCGGATCGCCGCAGCCGACGCCGGACTTCGAGTCCTATGCCCTGGTGGTCCGACAACCCGATCCGCTGCACCCGCTCGTCGTCGTCGCTTCCAACTTGGATGTGTGGACCTACAACGGCTTCGCCTGGTCGCGCTGCAATCCACCGCCATTCTTCCTGCTCGAGGCGCGGCGATTCGAGGCGCTCACGGCCACGGGGGACACCCTCTGGACTTGCCAGATCAACGACAACGGCGAAGGGGCCTTCCTGGAGAGCTGGAACACCGCGCAGGGCTGCAGCTGGGCGCACCTCGAGCCGAGCTCGATCCCGTTCGGCCCGATCCACGGCATCGGCGTCGACCGCGGCAACCGCGACCTCTGGGTGGGGACGCAGATCTCCGGCGTGGCGCGTCGTACCTTGGCCGGCGTCTGGTGCACCTACAACGGCAACGACTCCTCGGTACTGGCCAACATGACGAACCCGTCCGGGAACGTCTCGGCTTTCTTGCGCGACCGCTCGGGCACGACCTGGTTCACCCATCTGGTCCAAGAAGGGCAGGCGCCGCTGGACGCGCTGCGGGGTGACCCGGGTTGCAACCATGCCGCCGACCAGTGGGATCACATCGCGCCGGGCGAGGGCGGTTTCGGCGGTCGTTACTGGAAGATCGCCGAAGATGGCGCCGGCAACCGTTTCTTCCTCTCCGATGGCCATCCGGTCACACCGGGCGGCCTGGACGTGCTCAAGGCCGATGGCAGCGACACCCTCAACCTGCGGTCGAACCTGCTCGGAGGCAGCGCCGTCGGCGCCATCGCCTTCGACCGCGACGACTCGATCTGGCAGTTCGCCTACGTTGGCGTCAACAACCTCGGCAATGATGGTCTCCGGGAGTGGATCAACTCCGACGACCTCTTCAATCCCAACGTGAACAACTTCTCCACACTGGAGCTCCGATTCCAGAACAGCGACTACAGCGTGGCGGAGTATCACGACATCGTCTACGACAGTTTCAACCGCGATCTCTGGGTGGGGACGGTGGCGGGGCTCTTCCGTTTCGACCTGGCCTCGCGCAGCATGGAGAGCGTCATCGGCGCCAAGTCCTTCACCGCCGATGGCCTGCTGAGCCTCAACGTCAGCGATCTGCTCCTCGATCCGAACGGTAATTTGTGGATCGGCACCGACAAGGGGCTGAACCGCATCGACACTCGTGAGAGCGCCCTCGTCATCGACGCCTTCACCACCCGCGAGACGATCGACGCTCTCAATCAGGAAGGGCAGGGGGCCATTCTCTACCTGCCCGAGCAGAGCCTGGCCCCGCTCCCGGACCCGCACGTCACCGCTCTCGCCTTCGATCCGGCGGCGCAGCTGCTGCACATCGGCACCGAGGCCGGCGTGGCCACGCTGGACGTGGCGGCGCTGGACGTCCGCCCGCTGCTTCCCATCGAGCAGGCCGTGGTGTACCCGAATCCGGTGCGGGCGGCATCGACCGAGGGCGCGGTCTACCTCGGCGACGTCACCCTGCCCGCCACGGTGACGATCTACAACCTGGAAGGCGAGGTCGTCTCGGAGAAGCTGATCACCACCCCGGGGGTCCCGGCGTGGGACCTCCGCATCGTGGTCAGCAGCAGCACGAGCGGCGTACAGTTCTTCGAGGCCACGAGCGGGGTCTACCTGGTGCGCGTGAGCAACGACGCGGGGACGAAGGTGACGCCGCTGGCCGTCATCCGCTGA
- a CDS encoding DegT/DnrJ/EryC1/StrS family aminotransferase, with the protein MAANLPALEGGPPVRSGAPVPFFRAALSEADIAAVTEVLRSGWLTLGPRTAEFEAACAAYLGAPHAVAASSCTAALFLALRAAGIGPGDEVVVPALTFPATVHVVRHVGAEPVLADIELDSFGLDPAEVEALLGPRSRAVIPVDYAGQPCQLPALLEISRARRLLCVEDAAHAFGAALDGRPVGSWSEVTAFSFYATKCITTGEGGLLACSDGDFADRVRLLGHHGMQRDAWKRYSDQGSWYYEIALPGYKYNMTDVQAALGLSQLQRAEALRAGRERVAAAYTTALAGEEALILPQPRPGVTHAWHLYVVQLRAERLRVGRDAFARALRAEGIVPSVHFIPYHKQPAGRELPLRRPLPRTELFASRCLSLPLFPSMTEREIADVVEALVKLLRHYAR; encoded by the coding sequence ATGGCGGCGAACCTGCCGGCACTCGAAGGCGGGCCTCCGGTACGGAGCGGCGCGCCCGTGCCCTTCTTCCGCGCCGCGCTCTCCGAAGCCGACATCGCCGCGGTCACCGAGGTGCTGCGCAGTGGCTGGCTGACGCTCGGGCCGCGCACCGCGGAGTTCGAGGCCGCCTGCGCCGCCTACCTCGGCGCTCCCCATGCGGTGGCGGCGAGCTCGTGCACGGCGGCGCTCTTCCTGGCGTTGCGCGCCGCCGGCATCGGCCCGGGCGACGAGGTCGTGGTGCCGGCGCTCACTTTCCCGGCGACGGTGCACGTGGTGCGTCACGTCGGCGCCGAGCCCGTGCTCGCGGACATCGAGCTCGACAGCTTCGGCCTCGATCCCGCCGAGGTGGAAGCCTTGCTCGGGCCGCGCAGCCGCGCCGTCATTCCGGTCGACTATGCCGGGCAGCCGTGCCAGCTGCCGGCACTCCTCGAGATCTCCCGCGCGCGCCGTTTGCTCTGCGTCGAGGACGCCGCCCACGCTTTCGGTGCCGCTCTCGACGGCCGCCCCGTGGGCAGCTGGAGCGAGGTCACCGCCTTCAGCTTCTACGCCACCAAGTGCATCACCACCGGCGAAGGCGGCCTGCTCGCCTGCAGCGACGGCGACTTCGCCGACCGCGTCCGTCTCCTCGGACACCACGGCATGCAACGCGATGCTTGGAAGCGCTACAGCGACCAGGGCAGCTGGTACTACGAGATCGCGCTACCGGGATACAAGTACAACATGACCGACGTCCAAGCAGCGCTGGGGTTGTCGCAGCTGCAGCGCGCCGAGGCGCTGCGCGCCGGTCGAGAGCGGGTGGCGGCGGCGTACACGACGGCGCTCGCTGGCGAGGAGGCCCTGATCCTGCCACAGCCACGCCCCGGCGTGACGCATGCATGGCATCTCTATGTCGTGCAGTTGCGGGCCGAACGCCTGCGGGTGGGGCGCGACGCATTCGCCCGGGCGCTGCGCGCCGAGGGCATCGTACCCAGCGTCCACTTCATCCCGTACCACAAGCAGCCGGCGGGGCGCGAGCTGCCGCTGCGCCGGCCGCTGCCGCGCACCGAGCTCTTCGCTTCCCGCTGCTTGTCGCTGCCGCTCTTTCCCTCCATGACGGAAAGGGAAATCGCCGACGTGGTCGAAGCCCTGGTCAAACTCCTGCGTCACTATGCGCGCTGA
- a CDS encoding GNAT family N-acetyltransferase, with translation MRADPAAATAGVAVQVHEDDWPDGLDALASLAQASFFQGTAWWRALQQALRCTPYVLAAREGGSLQGACAFAAVRRFGLLRLYAGPLGTYGGILARSESVATALGLALRSLSQERRVALVRLHDFTGRTLAALQGAPGWHASGESCQVLDLAEEPQSLFEHRFTSQNRNKIRKAERAGLTVRRGADAAFLDAYVALYRTALPRWRLRRPLPPALFGALVGAPGVDVWLAERDGTPVAALLNLRGGGQIMNWGNVSRPEAWRDAPNNLLHWRALEAACLDRQGPRLYNFGASAGLPGVHAFKAAFGAREHAMVRLEYRAPWLAWVAPFRRRGRA, from the coding sequence ATGCGCGCTGATCCAGCTGCCGCCACCGCGGGCGTCGCCGTACAGGTGCACGAGGACGACTGGCCCGATGGCCTCGACGCGCTGGCGTCCCTAGCGCAGGCTTCCTTCTTCCAGGGCACGGCTTGGTGGCGCGCCTTGCAGCAGGCGCTCCGCTGCACGCCCTACGTTCTCGCCGCGCGCGAAGGAGGCAGCCTGCAGGGCGCTTGCGCCTTCGCCGCAGTGCGCCGCTTCGGCCTCCTCCGGCTCTATGCCGGACCTCTCGGGACCTACGGAGGCATCCTCGCTCGCAGCGAGAGCGTTGCGACAGCGCTCGGGCTTGCTTTGCGGTCTCTGAGCCAAGAGCGACGGGTCGCCCTCGTTCGCCTCCACGATTTCACCGGCAGGACACTGGCGGCGTTGCAGGGCGCACCCGGCTGGCATGCCAGCGGAGAGAGCTGCCAGGTGCTCGACCTCGCCGAGGAACCGCAGTCGCTCTTCGAGCACCGCTTCACCTCGCAGAATCGCAACAAGATCCGCAAGGCCGAGCGGGCCGGGCTCACGGTGCGGCGGGGCGCCGATGCGGCCTTCCTCGACGCCTACGTAGCGCTCTATCGCACCGCGCTGCCGCGCTGGCGCTTGCGCCGCCCGCTGCCCCCCGCTCTATTCGGTGCTCTCGTAGGTGCGCCGGGAGTCGACGTCTGGCTGGCCGAAAGAGACGGCACGCCCGTGGCGGCACTCCTCAACCTGCGCGGCGGCGGGCAGATCATGAACTGGGGCAATGTCTCGCGCCCCGAAGCGTGGCGCGACGCGCCGAACAACCTGTTGCACTGGCGCGCCCTCGAAGCCGCGTGTCTCGATCGGCAGGGACCGCGCCTCTACAACTTCGGCGCCAGCGCCGGGCTCCCTGGCGTCCACGCCTTCAAGGCCGCCTTCGGTGCCCGCGAGCACGCCATGGTGCGGCTCGAATACCGCGCCCCATGGCTCGCCTGGGTCGCGCCGTTCCGCCGCCGGGGACGAGCATGA
- a CDS encoding glycosyltransferase: MKHLLLVSHFFPPMGGGGVQRVTKFVKYLRLHGWRTTVLCGRAEDYWMRDESLLADVPPETRVLRTAAASGLGVLRRLRGDDAAGRRSSQLFALLRRGSAWFLVPDSYVGWLPFALRAAEAVLRDDPPDALLSSGPPDTNHLVALRLRQDSAKPWVADFRDPWVGLHLLEPPTPWHRRRHASLEREVLAAADAVVATTTWLRDLLRERSPHNVRLQVIRNGYDPDDFAGSPAYTPAKEGPLRLAHTGMLTLTRSVRGLLQALAQVHQRHPELRGQIHLELIGARESDNDAEVARLGLQDSVVLRGPVPHAEAIAAMLRADVLVLLKHTSERYVGLVPGKFYEYLGSGRPLLALVPESEAAHLVRDLGCGAIAPPDDPEAIASVLLQLLAAKRDGSLAGLYRRAALPVFQRPEQASNLAALLDQVVAAAATKDGSARTEGPPSAPRPSKKSWSEGSR, translated from the coding sequence ATGAAGCACCTGCTCCTCGTCTCGCATTTCTTTCCCCCCATGGGGGGCGGGGGCGTGCAACGGGTGACGAAGTTCGTCAAGTACCTGAGGCTGCACGGCTGGCGCACCACGGTGCTCTGTGGCCGTGCCGAGGACTACTGGATGCGCGACGAGTCGCTGCTCGCCGACGTGCCGCCGGAGACACGAGTGCTGCGCACTGCCGCCGCGAGCGGCCTCGGAGTCCTGCGGCGTCTGCGTGGGGACGACGCAGCAGGGAGGCGCTCGTCGCAGCTCTTCGCGCTCCTGCGTCGCGGTTCCGCTTGGTTCCTCGTCCCCGACTCTTATGTGGGCTGGTTGCCCTTCGCGCTCCGCGCCGCAGAGGCGGTACTTCGCGATGACCCGCCGGACGCACTCCTCTCCAGCGGCCCTCCCGACACCAATCATCTGGTGGCGCTCCGCCTTCGACAAGACTCGGCGAAGCCTTGGGTCGCCGACTTCCGCGATCCCTGGGTGGGATTGCATCTGCTGGAGCCGCCGACTCCTTGGCACCGCCGGCGACACGCGTCCCTGGAGCGCGAGGTACTCGCTGCGGCAGACGCCGTCGTCGCCACCACGACCTGGCTGCGGGATCTGTTGCGCGAGAGGAGCCCGCACAACGTGCGGCTCCAGGTGATCCGGAACGGCTACGACCCCGACGACTTCGCTGGCTCGCCGGCGTACACCCCCGCCAAGGAAGGACCGCTCCGCCTCGCCCACACCGGCATGCTGACGCTCACGCGCTCGGTCCGTGGGCTGCTGCAAGCGCTCGCCCAGGTGCACCAACGCCATCCCGAGCTCCGTGGCCAGATCCACCTCGAGCTCATCGGGGCGAGAGAATCGGACAACGATGCCGAGGTGGCGCGGCTCGGCCTGCAAGACAGCGTGGTGCTGCGCGGACCCGTGCCGCACGCCGAGGCCATCGCCGCCATGCTGCGGGCCGATGTCCTCGTCCTCCTCAAGCACACTTCGGAGCGTTACGTCGGTCTCGTCCCGGGGAAGTTCTACGAGTATCTCGGCTCCGGGCGGCCGTTACTGGCCCTGGTGCCCGAATCGGAGGCGGCCCACCTCGTCCGCGACCTTGGCTGTGGCGCCATCGCGCCACCGGACGATCCGGAAGCCATCGCCTCGGTTCTTCTGCAGCTGCTGGCCGCGAAGCGTGACGGCAGCTTGGCCGGGCTTTACCGAAGAGCAGCACTGCCGGTCTTCCAGCGACCCGAGCAGGCGAGCAACCTGGCCGCGCTTCTGGACCAGGTCGTAGCGGCGGCGGCGACGAAGGACGGGTCGGCACGCACCGAGGGTCCGCCTTCGGCGCCCCGCCCGAGCAAGAAGTCCTGGTCGGAGGGATCGAGGTGA